Below is a genomic region from Brassica oleracea var. oleracea cultivar TO1000 chromosome C9, BOL, whole genome shotgun sequence.
GTGTTTTACTCATAGGTACTTGATAGCATCGCACACGACAGACTATCAAAATCCCATGCTGTTACTGAACACGCTTTCTGTATTTATAATGGTGGTTGCAAAGTTCCCGCACATGCACAAGGTTCGCATCTTTGGAATCAATGCAGACCAGTGAAAAGCACCAAATGAGATATTTTGTGGTAAATCAATCTGATCATGATGCCTTAGAAATGGAAATACATATGCCACTTTTGTCTTCTTCTTCTTCTTCTCCTTAGATTTTTTTCTTTTACTTATTTATGTAAAAACCAAATAAGTCATTCCAAAGTGGGTTTGTAAGTCTGAACCCGTGGTTTAGTGATTTTTTTTCAAAAATCATATACTAATACTAATATACATGATATACAGTCGACATAGTCATTTTAGACTTTAAAATTGTTTATTTGCATTTCATGTGAATCATTCCTTTCCATAAAAATAGTTTTTTTTTTCATTTGTTCACACTTAAATCAATATCATAATTAAATTAATATCATCTATGAATTTTTTTTATAAAATAAAACTAAGGGAAAATTTCATTAAAATATTCAGACTAAATTTTGTTACAAAACTCAGCTTTATAATACCTAAACTTTTTTTGCTATCCGGTTTAATATCAAAACTAAATATTTTGCTCATTTGATAAACTTACTTCAAAAATAGTAAAATTTAATACCCTACAATGCTTATTTTAATCAAAATATTAATAAATTTTAAACCAAACCTAAAAAATCTCTAATTTTTTTACTAAATCTTAAAAATTTCAAATTTTAATTTAAGATTTAAGAATAAAATTACCTAAATTTTGGTTAAATTTTAGAAAAAAATAATAATTATGAATAAAATAAATAAATTAGTTTTAAACATCATGAACACACTAAATTTAAAATTAAACTAAAATTATAAAAAAATTTAAGAATATCAACAATTTAGTTACTTTTATTCCTAAATCTTAAAACAAAATTTGGAATTTTTGAGATTTTGTTTTTGAGTTTTAGAGATTTAAAAAAATTGTTTGAAACTTACTAATATTTTTGATTAAAAACATAGTTCAAGTATTAAAATAAGTACATATATAAAAGTAAGTGTACTAAAAGGAAAATTAATAATTATTTTGGGTATTAAACCGGTTAACAAAGAAGTTTGTGTATTAAAAAGTTCAACGAAATTTAGTTGGAATATTTATATGAAATTTTTCTTAAAAATAATAGTTACTTAATTAATTCAATTATTTTTTAAAAAATTCAATATTCTATTATTAAACAATATAACATTTATATAAAATAGAAAAATCTAATTATGTGAAATAATGTTTTTCAAAACATTTATCTTTGCATCGTCGATGTAGTATTTATTACGTATGTATATTTATACTTAATGATGTTACTATTTTATATGCTTGCATTTAATGTTGAACTGGTGCAGATAATATGAATAAACTAATGACTATCATCAAAGTATTTTTTTAATGACTATCATCGAAGTATTTTTAAAAAATATATTTTCACAAAATTAAATGTTGGTAAAATTGTTTTCGAGATCAAGAGTCTTAAGATGGTCTAGTACTTTTTTGTTTTTAGTAGATGACTTTTCGCGAATATCACAGGAATAATATTATTTAAATATTACTTGTGGTAAGTAAGTTTTGTACAAAATTTGTTTTTGTATATTGTTGAAATTAAAAATAATTTCAATAAATTAAATTTATTGATAAAAATCAATAGAGAACTTTTGATTGGTTAATAATGTAATAACAACATTTAGTTTATTCGATTATGTTAATCATCTTACTTCTACTTATATAATTATTTATATATGTATTAATGATACAATACATGTTATACTTATAATATGAAATTAACTTAACGGCAAATACAGATGAAAATTATTTCATTGATATTGTTTATTTGAGAATTATAAATATATTAAAATTTCCATCAATACAGTGACGTCCAATTTGTATATTGTATATATTTTTTTGATAAACTGAAGCATAATAATTAAATTACGAACTTTATATAATATTTACATACGATATAGATTTCATTAACTAAAACCTCTTTAAACTGACTGATATCCGTGGAATCACCTTAGCCTATTAGTTAAGGTTTAAAGGCTTCTACATCCAGGTCTAGGGTTCAAATCCCAGACTATGCAATTTCTTGCAGATTATAGGATGCGAAGCTTTCGGAGGTTCCAGAGTACTGTAAGCAGAGCCGTTCGTTGTGGTCGCCTGTTGTGGTGAGAGCCTGTCCATCGAGGATGTCGTACATGCAGAACCGTCTGTGGTTTCAAGTGTTTCGTGGAGAGCTTCATCGTGGAATCATTATTCGTGGAGCTATTCATCATTATCGCATATGTTGCAGGTAGTTGATCATCATATCTAATAGATTTAGAGATTATATGATGATGTAATGTGTTACCCAGCGTTAAAAAAAAAAAAAAAAAAAACTGACTGATATATATTACGCTATATATTCTCTAACAAATATGATTTAAAAATTTGGGTCAAGCAAAATATTTAGATTTCTATCATAATTCTTATATCTATTTATTTTATTAAATTTAAATAACAGGATAAATTTAAATTGATCGATTCCTCTGTCAAAATATCATAAGAACATTACAAATAAAATTACCGAAAATCATATAAAACATGACAAATAAGCAAAATTACTTCTCAAATAATAGTATAAATAACATAATCCAAAATAGTATTTTAAAAATATTAGTAGAGAGTACACTATTATTAGATTAATTAATATATCTCATTTTAAGAATAAAATAATTATATTAAAGGGGTTCTTACAAAAATGACTAAAAATTTCAAGTCAAACACAAAAATAATTATATTAAAGAGGTTTTTTTGAAATTTTGTTTTGTCCTATTGACCCTAGAAGTTCTAGTTATTCACGAAAATGCTTTTTTTTCTTTTTTTTCGAAAATAATGTTTTTACCTTACCATCCTCATATTCACCAAATATTTACAATTTTGCCGTTGACATCAATATCTCAACCACCATGAACTACCAAATTGAGATGGTTAATGCCCTAAAGTTTCAATTTTTTCTCATCTTTTCTCATTTCCTATCCACACAAACCAGATATCTTACAATTTCTCTCAAAATTCATCAAAAAAATTGAAGATTTTGATTACAAATTATGTAAGGTTCATAAGCTCACGATTCTCGGTGATTAACGAGTAGGTAGCTGTTGTGGTGAAGTTCTAGGTGATTGGAGAAACCACACAAGTCCTCTCACGAGTTCAATGTATGAAATCGCGAACAATATTTTATTTTTCAGATCTGTTCGACGAATAACTTTTGGTCAATGCATATGTTAGTTTTGCAATTGACTTTTTGTGTGTTTTTGATAGAAGTCTTCTAACTTTCCTTTGTAAACAAAAAATTTCGAAATTCTAAGAGAATACTTCCTTATAAGTCTTCTCGGATAAACATGTTAGTTTTAAACTTGACCGAAATTCGTCAGAAATTTGACTTTTTGTAGAAGTCTTCCCTTCTGAAAGTCTTCCATAAGTCTTCTCGATGTCGTAAGATGTCTGTGTGAGTTACTTTTGCAATTGAAAAATAATAGTAAAACATTTAATATCAATGAGAAGACTTCTAAAGAAGTCTTCTATAGAAGTCTTCTCGAGTTTAATTCTGGGTTTTGGTCAAACCTTTGCCCGCGAGAGAAGACTTCTAGAGAAGTCATCCGACGGACGACTTCTAAAGAAGTCGTCTCTCGAAAAGTCAAATATAATCAATTGCAAAAATAAGCCAGCAGACTTCTTGCAACATTGAGAAGACCTCCGGAAGACTTAGGGAAGACTTCTTTTGAAGTGTTCTCAAGGTAGACTTCCCTAGAAGTTTTCTACAAAAAGTCAAAATTCTGACCAACTTCGGTCAAATTCAAAAGTAACATGTTTATCCGAGAAGACTTCTAAAGAAGTTTTCTACATAAATCTTTATTAAACTTCCAATTTATCCAAAATTAAAATGAATTTTAAATATTTTCTTGTTAATTCATGTTTATTAGTCAATATTGGGACTACTGAGTCGAATTCATAACTTAATTGGTGATAATTATGAAGTTACAAACATTGATGTTTACTAATGTTTCTAGCTAAACGGAGAAGTCTTCTGTAAGTCTTCCTCATAAGTGTTAACTTTCAAAAGTGTTAAGTAACTTCAAAAATATCAAGTCATGTGGTTTAATGTGTCTATTTAGATCATAAGATATAATTTTTAACTTACATGAAGTTTAAAAAATTTCAACTTTCACTTAAAATTCAAGTTTGATCTTTTGTGAATTTGACTAAGTTTTTTCGTGAAGTCTTCTCTCTTAGTTTTAGTAAATTTGACTAAGTACTTGTGTTGTTGTGTTTTGTTATGAGTGGTAGAATGGTAAAAAATTCTTTTGATTAAAATTTCTTTAAGTTTACAAAAGAATTCACAACTAAATAGTGCACATACAATCATAAAACATACCATAAACAAAACTATTACACATAGAACTAGATATCATTCCTCAACATAGATAAGCTTGGTCTCCACTTGACATCATTACTTTGTACCACTTTGGGCAGAAGACTTTGGAAGACTTCCCGAATACTTCGTGGGAAGTCTTCTAGCATAAAATACATTAGAAGAGTCTTCTGAGAGTTTCTGAGAGTCTTCCAAGAGTCTTCTGAGAAATCTTCCAAAGTCTAACTCCTATCTGAAAAATCTGCATATTCAAAAGCATTCAAATGGCTTCAAACAGAGAAATCTTCAAAAATAAATTTTTATGTTTAAATAATAAATAAAACAATCAAATTAGGTTGAATCTATAATTTTTTAGAATCTAATATATAAAACACACAATACATATCCAAAATTGGTATAACTTTGAGCAGAAAACTTTGGAAGACTTCCTGAAGACTTCGTGGGACGTCTTCTAGCATACAATGCATTAGAAGACTTCTTGGAAGTCTTCAGAGAGTCTTCCAAGAGTCTTCTGAGAAGTCCTCCAAAGTCTGATTTGTCCCTCCGAAGACGACTCCCATACAATTTTTGCGAGAGCTGGAAAAGCGTTTACAGGTAAAGCACTGTATCCATATAACTGCTTGTCACCTAGGCTCCGCCATCCATTAGATCTGAAAATTTTACATATTCAAAAGCATTCAAATAGTTTTAAAACAGAGAAAAATTCAAAAACATTTTTTTATGCTTAATAATAAAGAAAAAACTGTCACATTAGGTTGAATTTATGACTTTTTAGAATAAAATATATAAAACACAAAAAATACATATCCAAAATTTGTATCAATTTGGGCAGAAGACTTCCTGAAGACTTTGTGGGAAGCCTTTTAGCGTAAAATGCATTAGAATACTTGTCTAGAAGTCTTCCGTGAGTCTTCTGAGAAGTCTTTCAACGTCAGTATCAAATCTGAAAAACCTACAAATTCAAAAACATTCAAATGGTTTCAAAACAGATAAAAACTTCAAAACTATAATTTTAATGCTTAAATAATAAACAAAATAGTCACAATATGTTGAATCTATAGCTTTTTATAATATAATATATAAAACACACAATAATACATATCCAACATTTATAGATCTACTTTTGAATAAGTGAAAGATGAGAACCATGTAATGAAAAACATGCAAAAAAAAGATAAATTTGTGAGAAGACATAAGAAAAAATTGAGAAATGGATTTAAATTTGGTGTTTTGATGTTCAAAGAGATTAGAGAGAGGTTGGAGAGTTTTAAAGTGAGAAACATTACATTTTTGTTGCAGCCATTTGAGAGGAAGAAAGAGAATGCGTAAATTTTCTTTATATATGGAGACAAAAATTCCAATTAGGTTAAATATTTTCGATATAGTAGATCCTACATCCACTCATCTATATTAAAAATAATTCAAATTTAGTAAAACTAAATTTCCATCATTTTTAAATGTTCCTTAATACATGATTTCTATTTTTCTCTTTCAAAATATTTTTTATTAAATTTATTAATTATTTTTAAGATCTAATACATGAGAAGACTTTCCTTATAAGACTTCTGGAAGACTTCGATTTAGGCAGGAAACCTAAATTTTTCTGAATTTAGGCGGGAACCCTAAATTCTACTAAAATTTAGGCGGTGTATGTCAGAAGAGTTCTTGGAAAGTCTTCTGTGAGTCTTCCAGACCCTATAATCAAATAACTAAGCAAATTTTTTTAAAAAAAAACTTTTAAGATATTTTAAAAGTATTTAAATCAAGTTAGATAGTCACTAATCACATATAGGTCAAATTATTTTAAAAAAAGATGAGGTTTCAAAATCTAACCCTAACAATACTACAACATATGTTAGTGTACCCTAAACCAAAGACTATCATGACTCAATCTACATTCACTCATCTATGTTAAAAATAATTCAATTTCAGTAAAACTTTCCATCTTTTAGAAATGTTTATTAATACATGATTTTGACTTTTTCCCTTTGAAAATATTTTTTTATAAAATTTATTAATTATTTTTAAGATCTAATCCATGAGAAAACTTCCTCTGGAAGACTCCTGGATGACTTATGGAAGACTTTTGATTTAGGCGGAAAACCTAAATTTTTCTAAAGTTTAGGCGGAAACCCAAAATTCTACTAAAATTTAAGTGGGATGTGTCGGAAGACTTTTTTTTAAGTCTTTTGTGAGTCTTCGAGACCCTAAAATCAATTAACTATGCAAAAAAACAATTTCTTAAACTTAAAAGAAAGTATTTAAATCAAGTTATTAGATAGTTACTAAACATATGTAGGTCAATTTGAAAACAGAAAAAATGAAGGTAAGATTTCAGAATCTAACCCGAAAGATACATACAATACTATAACATATGTTACCAAACACTAAACCAATGACTCATGAACCAATATACATTCACTCACCTATGTTGAAAATAATTCAATTTCAGATGAACTAAATTTACATCATTGAGAAATGTTTATTATTACATGATTTCAATTTTTTATCCATCAAAATATTTTTTATAAAATTATAAAATTATTTTTAAGATCTACTGAACGAGAAGACTTACAAAGAAGTCATCATAGAGAAGACTTTTTTGTAAGTCTTCTCTAACGGAGGGTTATAATTGTAAAAATGAATACATGTTTTTGTTTGTTCATAAGGGAGCGTTGTGATTTCACTAGGCTTTTGAGTTACTTTTGCATTTGATTGAATTTGGGGTACACTTTTGTATTCAAAATCAAGTTTTAAGTCAATTTTGACAAATCTCCCTATATTAAAAAGTGTAAAAGTAAATATTTTTTAAAAATACTTTAAACATAAAGCATGTATATGCTCTATTGACAGCTCTTAATTTTATATTAAAAGAAAAAAAAGAAAACCAAACATTTTGTTACATTTTTAATTATTTTAATTTACTGAAAAGTTTATGATTATTAATTATGTTTAAAGAAGAAATATGTTGTGAATGATCGGTTGTGTATGAGATCTTTTTAAAACGGTTTCCATTGAAAGGCCTAAGCTAAATCAGAATAATGTTGTGATAGTTGAATACTGCTAATGTGTAATGTGCAAAGAGAAAGAATCAAACGGGAAGGAAAGTGTTTTTTGGAGAGTCAATTGCAACAGAAACTACACCTAAACACATATTCATAAATATAATTAGGCTTGGTATTTTAAAATAATGAAAGCTAGTATTTTTCTTTCATTTTTATTTTGTTTATAATTTAGAAATAAGTTGTAATTCTTTAAACACTTTTTGAAAATTTTAAAACTGTTTACATATTATCACTGTATTTACTTTTAATAAAGGAATAATCTATTAAAAGTTGTGATAGAATTTTAAGTTACTCACCTTTCTTATTTAACTATAATTTTTTTTTTTGATCAAAACTTATTTAAATATAATATTAGATGGAATTATGGATGAAAGACAGCTGCAAGAAAAATGCAGAACTAGTTTTGAAGCAAGCGTTTCAACCTTCTATATATACAATATAAAATGAGAGGATCATAAAGCATGGCGTTATTTGATTCTAGTTTGTTATTTTGTTAGAAGCTTTTGTAATATTTGATAGAAGGGGAAGTTATAAAAACAACTCATATTACACCCTTACCATCATCTTCATTTGCTTTACACCCATTTCCAAATGTTTTGTCCCAAATGACAAACAAAGTACCAAATGAGAGTCGTCTTGACAAAACTAAGGATTTGAGTAGAGTTTCGTATGTACTATCATGTGACATGTAAAAAGCGTGGGACTAATATAATAGAGATGATAGAAAAGAAAAATACGAGGTCTCTATGTCTAAAAAGAGGGTAATGCCCACTTCTCGCCTCTGATAGCAGCAAAATTATTGGTACAACAGTCTTTAATTACACTACAGTTATTTCACTTGAGAGGTACTAAACCATTCGGCACTAAAACAAACATTAACCCATAGACTTTTAGATAACTAACAACTGGGGTTTGATAATCCCCTAAATATTATTTGAGAAGCATTGCAACTTTTTTTTGTAACCAATGTCATCACTAAAATGATTCTTAGAATCATTAGAAAAATATGTTGGTCTATCTAATTACATAATAAGCTTTTCATTAAACTAACAATAAATTCATCATTAATGTACTTTATTATTTCCTTAAATAAAATTTACGGAATTGCCTAATGTGGCTAAAGTATATATGGCAATTAATGATTTTGAATAATAAAAATTTGATAAAAAATAGTGTATCTTCTATCATATTTGTTTAATTTTAAACTATTAAATAAATTAAAAAACCACAATAACCATATAATAAAAAATTAGATTTTTATATATATGTTATATTTTGAATTTTTACAAACGGTTATAAATTACTAAAACTGTTAAAAGTCTCACGTTCAAATTTTATGATCCATGGTTTAAATTTTTTGTTATGACAAAATACAAATGATTACAAAAATTATATAAGTAAAAAGTCTAATTTAATTAATTATTAAGATTAATATATATATCGTTTTAAATTAAACTATAAACCATATAAAATATAATATTTTAGTTTCAAAATTTACTTTGAACAATTTTTTTGATAAAAGTTTTGAACGATCATTGACAACTTATTTTTTTTATAAATTATAAATTACTAAAACTATTAATCCCACAATGAAAATTTTGTTATCAATAATTTAATTTTTTTCTATAAAAGATACAAATGATCAAAAAAACTATATGAGTAGAAATCATCATTTAATAGACATTAATATTAAAAATATATTAAAATATATTATCTATGTTAGTATCATTTAAATTTAATAACATATCCTATCAAATATAAAAAAAAATATTTTTTGGATTAATAAAATTGATTTATATGTTTGTACCAATTTAATTATATATTTAATAGTTACTGATTTTTAATTATTTAAAATATATTTATTATTTTATAATATATAAAAATATTTAATACATAAAATAATTTTTATATATAATATTGATTTCGCGCAAGACGCGGATCTTAACCTAGTAATATTAATAATACAAAGCCATCCATCCGACCATCCCCAACCCAACAAAGTTAAAGATGGTAAACACCCAGATGGTAGTTAGTTAACCTTCATCTTCTAAATTTGGATGAAAAATTTAGAGACTTCTCTTTTTTTTTCTCTTCTAAGAAACTCTCCTTGACTATAATTATTGCCATGGTCCACCAGCAGAGGCAGCCGAGTCACCAGCACTTAACATGCCATTCCAAAACCCAACAGAGTTGTCAGCTTCTCCTTCTTCTTTCTCACGCTTATGATCATTCCCATTGCCACCACCACCACTATTGGTGCTTGAAGATGAAACATGAAGTTTCAGGCTCTCAAAAGGCAGCAAAGGCCTTCCATTGTCAGTGCCACTGGACCCCTCTTCTAGATGTAGAGAATCCCCACCATCAAGAGAGAACCCCAAAGGTGGTCTCATGAACTCTTGAAACTGTGGGTAACTCATACCAAACCCAGGTGATGCTGCTGTGTACACGGACGAATCATGAACGTTAGGATAGGTCACGAAAGCAGGGCTTGAGTTAGAGGAGGTGGTTGAGGAATTGGAGATCCCTAAAAGCTCCAAAGCCGACGAGGTTGATACAGGTGTGTGGTTCTTCATACTGCTGGGCACTACTTGCAGAAACTCAGGAATACTTTGATGATGATGATGACCAATCTCAAACCCTAGAGAAAACGCCGAGTTGAGATCTTTGGCCTCGTGGGCGTTACCAAAACCATGAGAACACGCTTTAGCCACGTGGTCATTCTCAACAGTCTTAAGGTTTAGCTGTTGAAGTGGTGGTGGCGTTTTGTTGTTGACAGAAAGAGTTTTCTTTGAAGAGGAAGAGGAATTGGAATTGGAAGAAGAGGAAGAGGAAGATCTCTTGTTTTTCCGGACAACACCGCCGATGGGGATGTTCCTGAGAGAGCCACCTTGGGTCCAGTATCTCTTGCAGTCTTTACAGAAGTACCTGGGCTGAGTGAGGCTGTAGTTGTTGTAGTAACAGAACTTGGTGTTAAGGGAGTTGCATCTTGGACAGTTCAAAGCATGATATTTCTCCGGTCTTGCCTTCTTCTCCTCCACTGGAGCAGCAGCAGGATTCGGCTGTTTCAAGCATGTCTCGTTCATTGGCTTCACAATAAATTCCTTCTTTTTTTTTTTTGCAGGAACAAACAAACAAGTAAAGCATATGAGCTACAAATTTAACTTTTCAAAAGACGAAAACTTTTATCAGAAAATATAAAGATTAAAGAGTCTTAGCAAAAAAAAATAAAGATTAAAGAGAAGGCAAACCCTGCAAAATAGACGAGACGAATAAATAAATTAAATAAACAATACCTGAGGCCATTTAGCTGTATCCATGGCTAGGATATTTTCAAGCTGATCAAAAACACTGAAGAAGAAGAAAAACCCTGCAAATAGCTAATGAGAGAAACAGTGGTAGAGAGAGATAGAGAAGTGTGTGGGGAAAGGTAAAGCTGGTTTTTTTTTAAGCAAGAAGAAGACGAAAAAAGAGAATATTAAAATATTTTTATTTAATTTCTCACGGAGTGTTGGTCCGAGAGTTTGATGGAATTCTTCGTACGAGAGAGAGAGAAAATAGTTTGGCTCAAGTCTGACAACACTCTCAAACTATGCACCCGCCCTCCCACTAAACTTTACTATCACCCCGTTTTAAAATAGATGATATTTAAAAAAAA
It encodes:
- the LOC106315616 gene encoding dof zinc finger protein DOF1.8 isoform X2, coding for MDTAKWPQEFIVKPMNETCLKQPNPAAAPVEEKKARPEKYHALNCPRCNSLNTKFCYYNNYSLTQPRYFCKDCKRYWTQGGSLRNIPIGGVVRKNKRSSSSSSSNSNSSSSSKKTLSVNNKTPPPLQQLNLKTVENDHVAKACSHGFGNAHEAKDLNSAFSLGFEIGHHHHQSIPEFLQVVPSSMKNHTPVSTSSALELLGISNSSTTSSNSSPAFVTYPNVHDSSVYTAASPGFGMSYPQFQEFMRPPLGFSLDGGDSLHLEEGSSGTDNGRPLLPFESLKLHVSSSSTNSGGGGNGNDHKREKEEGEADNSVGFWNGMLSAGDSAASAGGPWQ
- the LOC106315616 gene encoding dof zinc finger protein DOF1.8 isoform X1; amino-acid sequence: MDTAKWPQKEFIVKPMNETCLKQPNPAAAPVEEKKARPEKYHALNCPRCNSLNTKFCYYNNYSLTQPRYFCKDCKRYWTQGGSLRNIPIGGVVRKNKRSSSSSSSNSNSSSSSKKTLSVNNKTPPPLQQLNLKTVENDHVAKACSHGFGNAHEAKDLNSAFSLGFEIGHHHHQSIPEFLQVVPSSMKNHTPVSTSSALELLGISNSSTTSSNSSPAFVTYPNVHDSSVYTAASPGFGMSYPQFQEFMRPPLGFSLDGGDSLHLEEGSSGTDNGRPLLPFESLKLHVSSSSTNSGGGGNGNDHKREKEEGEADNSVGFWNGMLSAGDSAASAGGPWQ